From the genome of Trichocoleus sp. FACHB-46:
GGCGGTGGGGTAGGTGTCGTGATTGATGGTTGCCCTCCGAAGCTAGAGATCTCTGCTGAAGAAATCCAGTTTGAACTCGATCGCCGTCGGCCTGGACAGAGCAAGATTACCACTCCTCGCAAAGAAGCCGATACCTGTGAAATTCTCTCTGGCGTCTTTGAAGGCAAGACCTTAGGTACTCCGATCGCGATCTTGGTACGGAATAAGGATACCCGATCGCAAGACTATGACGAGATGGTGGAGAAGTACCGTCCTTCTCATGCCGATGCTACTTATGATGCCAAATATGGCATTCGCAACTGGCAAGGAGGTGGTCGCTCATCCGCACGGGAAACCATTGGTCGGGTGGCAGCAGGGGCGATCGCTAAGAAGATTTTGCAGCAGGTTGCTGGCATTGAAGTCTTAGGTTATGTCAAGCGGATTAAAGATTTAGAGGCGGTGATTGATTCCAAAACCGTCACTTTAGAGCAAGTTGAAAGCAACATTGTGCGCTGCCCTAACCTAGAATGTGCCGAGCAAATGATCGCCCTTGTGGAATCAGCTCGCGATCAAGGTGATTCTCTAGGTGGGGTGGTTGAATGTGTGGCTCGCAGCGTTCCTAAAGGGCTTGGTTCTCCCGTGTTTGATAAGTTGGAAGCCGACTTAGCCAAGGGAGTAATGTCCCTACCCGCTACCAAAGGCTTTGAGATTGGCTCTGGATTTTCTGGCACCTTAATGATGGGCAGCGAGCATAATGACGAATTTTACATTGATGAAGCTGGTGAAGTTCGTACAGCCACTAACCGTTCTGGCGGTGTTCAAGGTGGCATCTCTAACGGGGAAGATATCGTGATTCGGGTTGCCTTCAAGCCCACC
Proteins encoded in this window:
- the aroC gene encoding chorismate synthase; this translates as MGNTFGHLFRITTFGESHGGGVGVVIDGCPPKLEISAEEIQFELDRRRPGQSKITTPRKEADTCEILSGVFEGKTLGTPIAILVRNKDTRSQDYDEMVEKYRPSHADATYDAKYGIRNWQGGGRSSARETIGRVAAGAIAKKILQQVAGIEVLGYVKRIKDLEAVIDSKTVTLEQVESNIVRCPNLECAEQMIALVESARDQGDSLGGVVECVARSVPKGLGSPVFDKLEADLAKGVMSLPATKGFEIGSGFSGTLMMGSEHNDEFYIDEAGEVRTATNRSGGVQGGISNGEDIVIRVAFKPTATIRKEQRTVTTEGEETTLAGKGRHDPCVLPRAVPMVEAMVALVLCDHLLRQHGQCKVL